A part of Methanohalobium evestigatum Z-7303 genomic DNA contains:
- the tpiA gene encoding triose-phosphate isomerase, with the protein MNSSKSPLIVVNLKTYLQGTGEKAVTIAKACKNVSEKYNVDIGVSPQFCDIYQVASQVDVPVYSQHIDGIDGGSHTGQILAQCVKDAGAIGTLVNHSERRLTLADIDSSVKAAGKAGLSTIVCTNNVNTSASAASLGPDYIAIEPPELIGTGVPVSSADPQVVKGSVDAVKNVNEDVKVLCGAGISKGEDLQAALELGSAGVLLASGVVKAEDPEKALEHLVSQI; encoded by the coding sequence AAAGACCTATCTACAGGGTACAGGAGAAAAAGCCGTAACAATTGCAAAAGCCTGCAAAAATGTATCAGAAAAATATAATGTGGATATAGGTGTATCACCCCAATTCTGTGATATATACCAGGTGGCTTCACAGGTGGATGTTCCTGTTTATTCACAGCACATCGATGGAATTGATGGAGGAAGTCACACAGGTCAGATTTTGGCTCAATGTGTAAAAGATGCTGGTGCAATCGGTACACTGGTAAATCATTCCGAGCGACGGTTAACACTTGCAGATATTGATTCTTCGGTAAAAGCCGCTGGTAAAGCGGGTCTTTCTACTATAGTCTGTACTAATAATGTAAATACAAGCGCATCAGCAGCATCCCTTGGACCCGATTATATAGCAATAGAACCACCAGAACTAATAGGTACTGGGGTACCAGTGTCAAGTGCAGATCCTCAGGTGGTTAAAGGTTCAGTAGATGCAGTTAAAAATGTAAATGAAGATGTGAAAGTACTCTGTGGTGCAGGAATATCCAAAGGAGAGGACTTGCAGGCTGCTCTTGAGCTTGGATCTGCAGGAGTTTTACTGGCATCAGGTGTTGTCAAAGCGGAAGACCCTGAAAAAGCCTTAGAACACC